A region of Nakaseomyces glabratus chromosome E, complete sequence DNA encodes the following proteins:
- the AVT3 gene encoding Avt3p (CAGL0E06468g~Ortholog(s) have L-arginine transmembrane transporter activity, L-glutamine transmembrane transporter activity and L-histidine transmembrane transporter activity, more), protein MTSSNECGSNSPTRTADINKRIIRKHSGSQKKSPSIEASFSRDDFASRRSSTTAALLKDPSENYGTKGIPPVSIDIDIRNPAPKVIDAVTRHLSSTPNHLQMQGADMTRDLYKWAKEHPSSPPPASSENMLASSGNQFTNISTPNEFTNPNAFKRKRSMSFSAVSAHSSAMNSISNYNTNNDFRQVRNELPEIMMSHEDIRAPGGFRRSYLIQKHIEENGEEPPNNFITRNFIEFLTLYGHFAGEDLSESEEESDIEGEYDEEALETESTRLLSTHRSRKHRPAVHGHKSSTTKAVLLLLKSFVGTGVLFLPRAFHNGGWGFSSSVLLICALISYWCFVLLIDTKNHVGLDGYGDMGNHLYGSSMKLAILWSIALSQIGFSSAYTVFTATNLQVFTNNVFKQEYGITIFIIIQVLFFLPLALTRNIAKLSGTALIADLFILLGLVYVYWFSISHVSTHGVASETMLMFNKADWSLFIGTAIFTFEGIGLLIPIQESMKKPEHFHASLSGVMCVVTVVFISCGLICYCAFGADVETVVLLNFPQESIYTRAVQLLYALAILLSTPLQLFPAIKILENWTFSPHSSGKHNPKVKWLKNYFRAAIVCFSALIAWAGANDLDKFVSLVGSFACIPLIYIYPPMLHFKAFKKDKSKLFMASDIFLLFFGIIVMIYTSLQTIGMWLN, encoded by the coding sequence ATGACAAGTTCAAACGAATGTGGGTCTAATAGTCCTACTAGAACTGCTGATATAAATAAGAGAATAATAAGGAAGCACTCAGGGAGTCAGAAAAAGTCACCTAGCATAGAAGCATCTTTCTCGAGAGATGATTTTGCTAGCCGGAGATCGAGTACTACTGCTGCCCTTTTGAAAGATCCCTCAGAAAACTATGGTACCAAGGGTATACCACCTGTAAGCATAGACATTGACATAAGAAATCCTGCACCAAAAGTTATTGATGCTGTGACTAGGCACTTATCAAGCACTCCGAATCATTTACAAATGCAAGGTGCTGATATGACTAGAGATCTTTACAAATGGGCCAAAGAGCACCCGTCTTCTCCTCCACCAGCTTCTTCGGAAAACATGCTAGCTTCCAGTGGAAACCAGtttacaaatatttcaacTCCAAATGAGTTTACCAACCCCAATGcattcaaaagaaagagatcgATGAGTTTTTCTGCTGTATCTGCTCATTCCTCCGCCATGAACAGTATATCTAATTATAATACGAATAACGATTTCCGTCAAGTACGAAATGAACTGCCTGAAATAATGATGTCCCATGAAGATATTAGAGCGCCAGGAGGATTTAGAAGGTCGTACTTGATCCAAAAACATATAGAGGAGAACGGAGAGGAACCACCAAATAATTTTATCACTAGAAATTTTATTGAGTTTCTAACTCTTTATGGCCACTTTGCAGGCGAAGATTTATCAGAATCTGAAGAGGAAAGCGACATTGAAGGTGaatatgatgaagaagctCTTGAAACAGAATCCACACGCCTTCTATCTACTCACAGATCGCGAAAACATCGTCCAGCTGTTCATGGTCATAAATCATCAACTACCAAAGCGGTGCTTCTTTTATTGAAATCCTTTGTCGGCACTGGTGTTCTTTTCCTTCCTCGTGCTTTCCATAATGGAGGTTGGGGGTTTAGTTCATCCGTATTGTTAATATGTGCATTAATATCGTACTGGTGCTTTGTCCTTCTGATAGACACGAAAAATCACGTTGGTTTGGATGGTTATGGTGATATGGGTAACCACCTTTATGGTTCATCAATGAAATTAGCGATCTTATGGTCAATTGCTCTTTCTCAGATAGGGTTTTCATCAGCCTATACTGTCTTCACTGCTACCAACTTACAAGTATTCACGAACAATGTGTTCAAGCAAGAATATGGAATAACTATCTTTATCATAATCCAggtattgttttttttgccaTTGGCGCTTACAAGAAATATTGCCAAATTAAGTGGCACTGCCTTGATTGCAgatcttttcattttgcTAGGATTAGTTTATGTGTATTGGTTTTCGATTAGTCATGTTTCAACCCATGGTGTTGCTTCTGAAACAATGCTAATGTTTAATAAGGCTGATTGGTCTTTGTTCATCGGAACTGCTATTTTTACTTTCGAAGGTATTGGACTATTAATACCGATACAAGAATCAATGAAGAAGCCTGAACATTTTCATGCTTCACTTTCAGGTGTCATGTGCGTTGTAACTGTTGTTTTTATCTCATGTGGGCTTATCTGCTACTGTGCTTTTGGTGCGGATGTAGAAACTGTCGTGCTACTAAATTTTCCACAGGAAAGTATCTATACAAGAGCCGTACAACTATTATATGCACTAGCGATATTGTTATCAACTCCCCTCCAATTATTCCCAGCAATAAAGATATTAGAGAACTGGACATTTTCTCCTCATTCATCAGGAAAGCACAATCCTAAGGTAAAGTGGTTGAAAAATTACTTTAGAGCAGCAATTGTCTGTTTCTCTGCCCTTATTGCTTGGGCTGGCGCTAATGATCTTGATAAGTTTGTTTCATTGGTAGGTTCATTTGCATGTATCCCTCTTATTTACATATATCCACCAATGTTACATTTCAAAGCTTTTAAGAAGGATAAATCGAAGTTGTTTATGGCCTCAGATATTTTTCTCCTTTTTTTCGGTATTATAGTAATGATCTACACATCTCTTCAAACCATTGGAATGTGGCTCAATTAA
- the RPT1 gene encoding proteasome regulatory particle base subunit RPT1 (CAGL0E06490g~Ortholog(s) have role in positive regulation of RNA polymerase II transcriptional preinitiation complex assembly, positive regulation of protein catabolic process and proteasome regulatory particle assembly, more): MAPKEDWEKYKAPVESDDDNKLKDDKSIPLTEGDIQVLKTYGAAPYAAKLKETEKDLKEIEQRIKEKSGIKESDTGLAPSHLWDIMGDRQRLSEEHPLQVARCTKIIKSSASNEVSDESAVNGANTTNSATTGSGNDGDAEGDDDEDAKYVINLKQIAKFVVGLGERVSPTDIEEGMRVGVDRSKYHIELPLPPRIDPSVTMMTVEEKPDVTYSDVGGCKEQIEKLREVVELPLLSPERFATLGIDPPKGILLYGPPGTGKTLCARAVANRTDATFIRVIGSELVQKYVGEGARMVRELFEMARTKKACIIFFDEIDAVGGARFDDGAGGDNEVQRTMLELITQLDGFDPRGNIKVMFATNRPNTLDPALLRPGRIDRKVEFSLPDLEGRANIFRIHSKSMSVERNIRWELISRLCPNSTGAELRSVCTEAGMFAIRARRKVATEKDFLKAVDKVINGYKKFSSTSRYMQYN, from the coding sequence ATGGCTCCAAAAGAAGACTGGGAGAAATATAAGGCTCCCGTAGAATCCGACGATGATAATAAACTGAAGGATGACAAGTCAATTCCATTAACTGAAGGTGACATTCAAGTATTAAAGACATATGGTGCTGCTCCATATGCTGCAAAACTTAAGGAAACAGAGAAGGATTTGAAGGAGATTGAACAACGAATCAAGGAAAAATCTGGTATTAAAGAGAGTGACACTGGTCTTGCTCCGTCACATCTTTGGGATATTATGGGTGACAGACAAAGGTTAAGTGAGGAACATCCACTACAAGTTGCTCGTTGCACAAAAATCATAAAAAGTAGTGCTTCTAATGAGGTTTCTGATGAGTCCGCTGTTAACGGTGCTAATACTACAAACTCAGCAACTACTGGCTCAGGAAACGATGGAGACGCTGAAggtgatgatgacgaagatGCCAAATACGTGATTAACTTGAAGCAAATCGCAAAATTTGTCGTAGGGTTGGGTGAGAGAGTCTCTCCCACAGACATAGAAGAAGGTATGAGAGTTGGTGTTGATAGATCCAAATATCACATAGAATTACCATTACCACCCAGAATCGATCCTTCAGTTACAATGATGACTGTGGAAGAAAAACCAGATGTTACATATAGTGATGTGGGTGGTTGTAAAGAGCAAATAGAAAAGCTACGAGAGGTTGTTGAATTACCGCTATTATCCCCCGAAAGATTTGCCACATTAGGTATAGATCCACCAAAGggtattttattatatggACCTCCAGGTACAGGTAAGACTTTATGTGCAAGAGCTGTGGCTAACAGAACAGATGCCACATTCATTAGAGTTATCGGTTCCGAATTAGTTCAAAAGTATGTTGGTGAAGGTGCTCGTATGGTTAGAGAACTATTTGAAATGGCCAGAACAAAGAAAGCCtgtataatattttttgatgaaattgatgcAGTTGGTGGTGCCAGATTCGATGATGGTGCAGGTGGTGATAATGAAGTGCAAAGAACAATGTTAGAACTGATTACACAACTAGATGGTTTTGATCCTCGTGGTAACATTAAGGTGATGTTTGCTACCAACAGACCCAACACTTTAGATCCAGCTCTATTAAGACCAGGTAGAATTGACCGTAAAGTCGAGTTTTCACTTCCTGATCTGGAGGGTCGTGCTAACATCTTCCGTATCCACTCAAAGTCTATGAGCGTTGAACGTAATATAAGATGGGAACTGATTTCAAGACTATGTCCAAACTCTACTGGTGCAGAACTAAGATCAGTATGCACAGAGGCTGGAATGTTTGCAATCAGGGCTAGAAGGAAAGTGGCTACAGAAAAAGATTTCTTGAAAGCTGTCGATAAAGTCATCAACGGCTACAAGAAGTTTAGTTCAACATCTCGCTACATGCAATACAACTAG
- the MRP8 gene encoding Mrp8p (CAGL0E06512g~Ortholog(s) have cytoplasm localization) has protein sequence MSSELEVLKKKVSDLQELVQKQNLLISKTGKNVLELQIAKQKSDVDNFGPSRAQVTAQFDSTDFATNDDLVQLVAELQGELNVIEERSIRRLVNSTKTDQDATLAPIPNADGEAPSLTDEMFPHTLKEFEEMDDIRLYRLAKFYEKLPLTMKEQEDFDKVLEGKVEDLHISKLSDEDITKELKKLSKDELDDAFNDIARYLGLRSRRGTGIW, from the coding sequence ATGAGTTCCGAATTAGAggttttaaaaaaaaaggtctCAGACTTACAAGAGCTGGTCCAGAAGCAGAACTTGCTTATCTCCAAGACTGGTAAGAATGTGCTAGAGTTACAAAttgcaaaacaaaaaagtgATGTGGACAATTTTGGTCCTTCTAGGGCACAAGTAACTGCTCAATTCGATTCCACCGATTTTGCCACTAACGATGATTTAGTTCAATTGGTTGCCGAATTACAAGGTGAGTTGAACGTGATAGAGGAGAGATCCATCAGAAGGTTGGTCAACTCTACTAAGACTGATCAAGATGCTACTTTGGCACCTATACCCAACGCTGATGGGGAAGCACCATCTCTAACAGATGAAATGTTCCCTCACACACTAAAAGAATTTGAGGAAATGGATGATATTCGATTGTACAGACTGGCCAAGTTTTATGAAAAATTGCCTTTGACTATGAAAGAACAGGAAGATTTTGACAAAGTTCTAGAAGGTAAGGTAGAAGATCTACACATCAGTAAACTATCTGACGAAGATATCACCAAAGAACTGAAGAAGTTATCAAAGGATGAACTAGACGATGCTTTCAACGATATCGCAAGATATCTCGGATTGCGCTCAAGAAGAGGCACAGGTATCTGGTAA
- the NOP9 gene encoding RNA-binding RNA processing protein NOP9 (CAGL0E06534g~Ortholog(s) have nucleolus localization) produces the protein MGKPRGRKLEKKIKDQEFHPEQDSEKISENYNYDGHPESDTSNPQMFFGVLDRDELEYFKQTEATLSLDTFETEEEKAQFVTNVIQEAEGKELKLVTSQICSKLMERLILNCNDIQLKKLFQAFNGNFYNISCHKYASHVVETLLVRSASLVEKELITPHFDNMDASVDGSDVFAPMESLFLFMLNEIKPHLKSMINHQYASHVLRLIILILSSKTLPSTTQNNSIVRSKKSKIARKMIDLKDNEDFNKVYQTPESFKSELKMMLNDLYSDLTGHAKPKAEINPTVITKFREFCVDKVASPVIQLIIQVEGIFDRDRSFWRLAFNTNDEKDAKEQSFMEYLLSDPVGSHFLENVISFAKTKYVERLYRVYIKDQIVRLAKRDTTGAFVIQSLLKNMKDKEVKEILDALLPDLSILLNSNMDFGTTIINACIKQNNYKRDEVIGQLMKKYYPDGSSEKNILESCLLLASSTLGNTKDDWPTAEERRRSIFLEELIDFDDKFLEVAIESMLNLPEERLLQMCYHGVFSHVVEHVLQVQRVDIIKRKLLLNILIKDIVKLACNAYGSHIVDKLWDFTAKLTLYKERIAAALVENSEMVKNSVYGRQVWKNWQLEKYIRKRWEWKKIIKESDLETFPNMRVLQPNMQERAAIKRKNDDKAFDSMKKSRK, from the coding sequence ATGGGTAAGCCAAGAGGGAGGAAACTGGAAAAGAAGATCAAGGATCAAGAATTTCATCCAGAACAAGATAGTGAGAAAATAAGTGAGAATTACAACTACGATGGTCATCCAGAGTCAGATACTAGTAACCCACAAATGTTCTTTGGTGTGTTAGATAGGGACGAATTAGAGTACTTTAAGCAAACAGAGGCTACCTTATCATTAGACACTTTTGAAACTGAGGAAGAAAAGGCACAATTTGTCACTAATGTTATTCAGGAAGCTGAGGGTAAGGAATTGAAACTTGTTACTTCACAAATATGTTCTAAACTAATGGAAAGACTAATTTTAAATTGTAATGATATTCAGTTAAAAAAGCTATTCCAAGCTTTTAATGGTAACTTTTACAACATATCCTGTCATAAGTATGCATCACATGTGGTCGAAACATTATTGGTCAGAAGTGCATCTTTGGTGGAAAAAGAACTAATCACACCacattttgataatatgGATGCCTCTGTTGATGGAAGTGATGTCTTTGCTCCTATGGaatctttatttttatttatgcTCAATGAAATAAAGCCACACTTGAAAAGCATGATTAATCATCAATATGCTTCTCATGTTTTGAGgctaataatattaattctCTCCTCGAAAACATTACCAAGTACAACCCAAAATAATTCAATAGTACGTTCAAAAAAATCGAAAATTGCAAGGAAAATGATTGATTTAAAGGATAATGAAGACTTCAATAAAGTATATCAAACACCTGAATCATTTAAATCTGAGCTGAAAATGATGTTAAATGATTTATATTCCGATTTAACTGGCCATGCAAAACCAAAAGCAGAAATTAACCCAACGGTTATAACGAAATTCAGAGAGTTTTGTGTTGATAAAGTAGCCTCCCCTGTTATCCAGCTTATCATACAAGTTGAAGGTATATTTGATAGAGATAGATCATTTTGGCGACTTGCTTTCAATacaaatgatgaaaaagaCGCCAAGGAACAATCTTTTATGGAATATCTACTTTCTGACCCAGTAGGATCTCATTTTTTGGAGAATGTGATAAGTTTTGctaaaacaaaatatgtGGAGAGGCTATATCGAGTCTACATTAAAGATCAAATTGTCAGGTTAGCAAAAAGAGATACTACTGGTGCTTTTGTAATTCAATCTTTGctaaaaaatatgaaagatAAAGAAGTAAAGGAAATCCTAGATGCTTTACTTCCGGATTTGAGTATTCTTTTGAATTCAAACATGGATTTTGGTACAACAATCATTAATGCATGTATCAAGCAGAATAACTATAAGAGGGATGAAGTCATAGGTCAGCTCATGAAAAAGTATTATCCAGACGGTTCATCGGAGAAGAATATTCTGGAAAGCTGTCTTTTGCTGGCTAGCTCCACATTGGGCAATACCAAAGATGACTGGCCAACTGCTGAAGAAAGGAGAAGATCGATATTTTTGGAGGAGTTGATTGACTTTGATGATAAATTCCTAGAAGTAGCTATTGAGAGTATGTTGAATCTTCCAGAAGAAAGGTTACTGCAGATGTGTTATCACGGTGTTTTTTCTCATGTTGTTGAGCATGTATTGCAAGTTCAACGTGTTGATATAATCAAAAGGAAATTGTTACTAAACATTTTAATTAAGGATATTGTAAAGTTGGCATGCAATGCTTATGGATCTCATATTGTCGATAAGCTTTGGGATTTTACAGCAAAGCTGACATTATATAAGGAACGGATTGCAGCAGCTTTAGTAGAGAACTCTGAGATGGTGAAAAACAGTGTTTATGGAAGACAAGTCTGGAAGAATTGGCAGCTAGAGAAATATATACGGAAAAGGTGGGAATGGAAGAAGATTATTAAGGAAAGTGATTTGGAAACCTTTCCCAATATGCGTGTTCTTCAACCTAATATGCAAGAAAGGGCAGCAATCAAGAGAAAGAATGATGACAAAGCATTTGATAGCATGAAAAAGTCAAGAAAATAA
- the ISC1 gene encoding inositol phosphosphingolipid phospholipase (CAGL0E06556g~Ortholog(s) have mannosyl-inositol phosphorylceramide phospholipase activity, role in regulation of fungal-type cell wall biogenesis and endoplasmic reticulum, fungal-type vacuole, plasma membrane localization): MMHSEPQRIKFLTFNTWGLKYVSKHRRARLRALAEKLAGHQNSNIKSLPNSEDLYADNDFEDYDIVALQEIWCKEDWDYIVEQCGKIFPYYRWFYSGILSGPGLAILSKIPIESTFLYRYPINGRPSAIHRGDWYVGKSIAITTLRNRENPTTPIVIMNSHMHAPYSLTGDAAYSCHRSCQAWDFAKLAKIYREAGYAVVIVGDLNSRPGSLPHNILTKEAGLIDSWEQLHGKQDLEKIRTMNAMDQLVYACTTCDSTLNTWRANRRPDEACRLDYALVDPRRLTTIKTGIKFTELIDGVGSFSDHFAYSCTLEVLRDNNVKKLQTELSDRIKIHEDLELCIEDYLITARKQKFLRGLHFWMSVFLMISCAVVTTFTSNVAGWSSIFWVLFAIVVAVTGVIDGMISFLFGRSEIRALWEVQHEVKDSKRYLEEMSA, encoded by the coding sequence ATGATGCATTCTGAGCCgcaaagaataaaatttttgacTTTCAATACTTGGGGGTTGAAGTATGTTTCAAAGCATAGACGAGCAAGATTAAGGGCATTGGCAGAAAAATTAGCAGGACATCAGAATAGCAACATTAAATCACTACCTAATAGTGAAGATCTCTATGCAGATAATGATTTTGAGGATTATGATATAGTTGCACTACAGGAAATCTGGTGCAAGGAAGATTGGGATTATATTGTAGAACAATGTGGTAAGATTTTTCCTTACTATAGATGGTTTTATTCTGGAATACTGTCAGGCCCTGGATTGGCaatactttcaaaaattccGATTGAATCAACGTTTTTGTACAGATATCCAATTAATGGGAGACCAAGTGCTATTCATAGAGGGGATTGGTATGTTGGCAAATCGATTGCAATTACTACATTACGTAACAGAGAGAATCCGACTACACCCATTGTCATTATGAATAGTCATATGCATGCACCTTATTCATTGACTGGTGATGCTGCATATAGTTGTCATCGATCATGCCAAGCGTGGGACTTTGCAAAATTGGCAAAAATATACAGAGAGGCTGGTTATGCTGTAGTTATTGTTGGTGATTTGAATTCTCGTCCAGGATCGTTACCTCATAATATTTTAACGAAAGAGGCTGGATTAATTGACTCTTGGGAACAATTGCATGGAAAACAAGATTTAGAAAAGATTAGAACGATGAATGCAATGGATCAATTGGTTTATGCCTGCACAACATGTGATTCTACTCTTAATACTTGGAGAGCCAACAGGAGACCTGATGAGGCTTGTAGATTGGACTATGCTTTGGTTGATCCAAGAAGATTGACTACGATTAAGACTGGCATCAAGTTTACGGAGCTTATTGATGGCGTCGGTAGTTTTTCGGATCATTTTGCTTATAGTTGCACACTAGAGGTATTAAGAGACAATAACGTTAAAAAACTGCAGACAGAATTATCTGATCGCATTAAGATCCATGAAGACTTGGAGTTATGTATAGAGGATTATCTAATAACGgcaagaaaacaaaaatttttaCGTGGGCTTCATTTTTGGATGTCAGTATTTCTCATGATAAGTTGTGCTGTTGTTACAACTTTCACCAGTAATGTAGCTGGGTGGTCATCGATATTTTGGGTTTTATTTGCAATAGTTGTTGCAGTCACTGGTGTTATAGATGGCATGATATCCTTCCTATTTGGAAGGTCTGAAATCAGAGCATTATGGGAGGTTCAACATGAGGTAAAGGATTCAAAGAGATATCTTGAAGAGATGTCTGCCTAA
- a CDS encoding uncharacterized protein (CAGL0E06600g~Putative adhesin-like cell wall protein (adhesin cluster V); predicted GPI-anchor), which translates to MKAIDIRNIVVAALTIFIDQARAATIKENTYYSGELPSEGFTVNSNQFLALVNTKTVNFAGPLTINKDASVFIGNENAANGAISSTFSINGDINNYGTIVLDNRNSSDAASVSWTAKTFNNYGSMFFNGASAVVQNSFVLTGQTELVNKGLIQFTQQPTNWDAVGSVSSPSLVNEGTICLKNMKTQTISSISGSGCIVIGENSIYDMLSISHGTVGSQMIYLSSTSSELYAESDAKTDNIVVAGFGNGNVITFRTSIDPFRGKWSYDGKTGILTVKVWPSMTHIFNIGLGYDSSKFDWKQIDNHCTPTLVNNAIYYKGPIPDGANKPDKCLPCVDHIPWIPKIEETTQYEGYDGSQTTTASTKVETKTGNDGSVTEQFTYYVKTPATRLASTQFSLGKGSKTTTVETQLNTFTGKDGKETIETIFIVETPVISTATTKYTLGKGSATTTVNTEYTTDIDSDGKETVKAIYFVETPAVYISSTMITNGTNSHTTTINTEIRSFVGVDGKQTIETIYLVETPTKSLLEPTSSEFLFSSSFEKKSSSYPTSSSSTPAAHSSSIAHNSTFTTSASESFSYPILESTYTTHYSSDDWFVEKIVSYYGSTGPDGNIVQATGTAYFRERVDAQPVFQGASSSSFVNHSSSTEQNTISGSGILSSSNPSLSVLPSDGSDSRTSSKINTSSTSSKYKSNYQNLTASESSSDFTTTKTLTTFTTKTTTHCSENKCSIFTTTIEIVDTITTTDCPLSHATTSTTLIDTISSNDFTTYSSFFQPKDSDNLVNSSRYLNDTGFNKPEQGKIDSQSIEQETIANIITTTTTTTTDAISTAIHDYIDRTVTEKVLKTIYEQGTEAEPTNTSSKLSTIVKTEPTSTTTRTTLDNKSGKLVPPASSSRSVTATSSLPVKQSGKISISLSSVITSQVEVEQLPTYRNHSQAETQILEQQSNMGSSVILPYWTLAIFFIFHHII; encoded by the coding sequence ATGAAAGCGATTGACATTCGCAACATTGTAGTTGCCGCTCTCACTATTTTCATAGACCAGGCTAGAGCAGCAACAATAAAAGAGAATACATATTACTCGGGTGAATTACCTTCTGAAGGTTTCACTGTTAATTCAAACCAATTTTTAGCATTGGTTAACACCAAAACAGTTAATTTTGCAGGTCCTTTGACTATCAATAAAGATGCAAGTGTTTTTATTGGTAATGAGAATGCTGCAAATGGTGCAATTAGCTCTACTTTCTCAATAAATGGTGACATCAACAACTATGGTACCATCGTTCTGGACAATAGAAACTCTTCTGATGCAGCTTCGGTATCATGGACAGCAAAAACCTTTAATAATTATGGTTCTATGTTTTTTAATGGTGCCTCCGCTGTTGTCCAAAACTCTTTTGTGTTGACTGGCCAGACTGAATTGGTAAACAAAGGTCTAATCCAGTTCACCCAACAACCTACAAACTGGGATGCGGTTGGAAGCGTAAGCTCACCATCTTTAGTAAACGAAGGTACAATTTGTCTGAAGAACATGAAAACTCAAACTATTAGTTCTAtttcaggcagtggttgTATTGTTATTGGAGAGAACTCAATATATGATATGCTGTCAATTTCTCACGGTACTGTTGGTTCACAAATGATTTACCTTTCTTCTACTTCTTCCGAATTATATGCAGAGAGTGATGCTAAGACCGACaatattgttgttgctggCTTTGGTAATGGGAATGTTATTACATTTAGAACATCGATTGACCCATTTAGAGGCAAATGGTCTTATGATGGTAAAACCGGAATCTTAACTGTTAAAGTCTGGCCTTCAATGACTCATATCTTTAATATAGGATTAGGTTATGATTCCAGCAAATTTGATTGGAAGCAAATCGATAACCATTGTACTCCAACATTAGTGAATAATGCCATTTACTACAAAGGACCTATCCCAGATGGTGCAAATAAACCTGATAAATGCTTACCTTGTGTTGATCATATACCATGGATTCCAAAAATCGAAGAAACGACCCAATATGAAGGTTATGATGGTTCTCAAACTACAACTGCTTCAACAAAGGTGGAAACTAAAACTGGTAATGACGGTTCTGTTACAGAGCAATTTACTTATTATGTTAAAACACCAGCTACTCGACTAGCGTCCACTCAATTTAGCTTAGGTAAAGGGTCCAAAACTACAACTGTAGAAACACAATTGAATACTTTTACTGGAAAAGACggaaaagaaacaatcgaaacaatttttattgttgaaaCCCCTGTTATTAGTACAGCTACAACAAAGTATACTCTTGGAAAAGGCTCTGCTACCACGACGGTGAACACAGAATACACGACGGATATAGATAGTGATGGAAAGGAAACGGTCAAAGCAATATACTTTGTCGAGACACCTGCAGTCTACATCTCATCTACAATGATTACAAATGGTACAAATTCTCATACAACCACAATTAACACTGAAATTAGAAGTTTTGTAGGAGTTGATGGTAAGCAGACAATTGAGACAATATATCTTGTTGAAACTCCAACAAAGTCTCTATTAGAACCAACCTCATCtgagtttttattttcttcaagttttgaaaaaaaaagttctTCGTATCCTACAAGTTCAAGCTCAACACCTGCTGCACATTCATCAAGTATTGCTCATAACTCTACATTTACTACAAGTGCCTCAGAAAGTTTTTCCTATCCAATATTAGAATCAACTTATACAACACATTACAGTTCCGATGATTGGTTTGTAGAGAAAATTGTTTCCTATTATGGTTCAACAGGACCAGATGGCAATATCGTACAAGCTACTGGAACCGCCTACTTTAGAGAAAGAGTAGATGCTCAACCTGTATTTCAAGGTGCATCTTCTAGTTCTTTTGTGAATCATAGTTCCTCTACTGAACAAAATACGATTTCTGGTAGTGGTATATTATCCAGTTCAAACCCATCTCTCTCTGTCTTGCCTTCAGATGGCAGTGACAGTAGAACTTCTTCCAAAATTAATACATCATCGACGAGTAGCAAATATAAATCAAATTATCAAAACCTAACAGCCAGTGAATCGAGTTCTGATTTTACAACCACTAAAACTCTTACAACGTTTACTACTAAGACAACGACTCATTGTAGTGAAAATAAGTGTTCCATATTTACTACCACTATAGAAATTGTTGATACAATCACAACTACCGACTGTCCTCTATCTCATGCAACCACTTCCACTACTCTAATCGACACTATAAGTTCCAATGATTTCACCACTTATTCAAGCTTTTTCCAACCAAAAGATAGTGATAACCTTGTAAATAGCAGCCGTTACTTGAATGACACAGGTTTTAACAAACCAGAGCAAGGCAAAATCGATTCACAATCCATTGAACAAGAAACGATAGCTAACATAATAACTactacaacaacaactacCACTGATGCAATTTCTACAGCTATTCATGATTATATTGACAGAACTGTTACAGAAAAGGTACTAAAGACTATTTATGAACAAGGTACTGAAGCGGAACCTACCAATACCTCAAGCAAACTATCTACCATTGTGAAGACCGAACCAACGAGCACAACAACAAGGACAACTCTTGATAATAAGTCAGGAAAACTTGTTCCACCGGCAAGTTCATCTAGATCGGTTACTGCCACATCAAGTCTGCCTGTCAAACAATCAGggaaaatttcaatttctttatctAGTGTAATTACTTCTCAAGTCGAAGTTGAACAACTGCCCACTTATAGAAACCATTCACAAGCTGAAACACAGATTCTAGAACAACAATCTAATATGGGAAGCTCAGTAATTCTACCTTACTGGACCCttgccattttttttatctttcaCCATATAATATAA